Proteins from a single region of Juglans microcarpa x Juglans regia isolate MS1-56 chromosome 5S, Jm3101_v1.0, whole genome shotgun sequence:
- the LOC121267971 gene encoding uncharacterized protein LOC121267971 yields MAKDKALGPNGFSMVFFQVCWKIVKEDVMLIFQEFFSFKKSEISFNATFIALIPKKAGPLNSKDFRLISLVSEVYKIISKVLANQISKMMEQIISKPQNVFVLSRQILDSVLIANECLDNQLREGAPNVLYDTIIFCDVECGHIQALGAVLLCFEVVLGLKVNLGKSELVSIGEELNINSLTRLLGCKIALLPMKYLDLPFEASFTACAIWDGVVEKVERRSASWKRLYLSKGGRLTLLKSTLCNLPTYFLSLFPLPTRVANQIEKLFRAFLWDGMAKLLSFISLVGIKFVLPFRLED; encoded by the exons ATGGCCAAAGATAAAGCTCTTGGACCGAATGGTTTTTCAATGGTCTTCTTTCAAGTTTGTTGGAAGATTGTGAAAGAAGATGTGATGCTGATTTTTCAGGAGTTCTTCTCTTTTAAAAAGTCTGAAATATCTTTTAATGCCACCTTCATTGCTCTAATCCCTAAGAAAGCTGGGCCTCTTAACTCCAAGGATTTTCGACTTATTAGTCTTGTGAGTGAGGTTTACAAGATAATATCAAAGGTTCTTGCTAATCAAATAAGTAAGATGATGGAACAAATCATTTCTAAGCCCCAAAATGTATTTGTTCTGAgtagacaaattcttgattcggtgcttattgctaatgaatgtcttGACAATCAGCTGAGGGAGGGTGCCCCCAATGTCCTTT atgACACCATCATCTTTTGTGATGTGGAGTGTGGCCATATTCAAGCCTTAGGGGCTGTACtattatgctttgaagttgTTTTGGGACTTAAGGTGAATCTGGGCAAGTCTGAGTTGGTTTCGATTGGGGAGGAGCTCAACATCAATAGCTTGACAAGATTGTTGGGTTGTAAGATTGCCTTActtcctatgaaatatttggatcTTCCATTTGAGGCATCTTTTACGGCTTgtgctatttgggatggggtcgTCGAGAAAGTTGAGAGAAGGTCGGCTAGTTGGAAGCGTCTTTACTTATCTAAAGGGGGTAGACTCACTCTTTTGAAGAGTACTCTCTGTAATCTCCCTACTTATTTTCTATCGTTGTTTCCACTGCCTACAAGAGTGGCAAACCAGATTGAGAAGCTATTTCGTGCTTTTCTATGGGATGGTATGGCGAAACTACTAAGTTTTATATCGTtagttggaataaagtttgtacTCCCATTTCGGTTGGAGGACTAG
- the LOC121267690 gene encoding LOW QUALITY PROTEIN: guanylate-binding protein 1-like (The sequence of the model RefSeq protein was modified relative to this genomic sequence to represent the inferred CDS: inserted 1 base in 1 codon; deleted 2 bases in 1 codon; substituted 1 base at 1 genomic stop codon) produces MMRLFRGRDNSSSSDSPQPFSPSLSTAPPVNGPARPIRLVYCDEKGKFRMDPEAVAALQLVKGPVGVVSVCGRARQGKSFILNQLLGRSSGFQVASTHRPCTKGLWLWSAPLKRMALDGTEYNLLLLDSEGIDAYDQTGTYSTQVFSLAVLLSSMFIYNQMGGIDEAAIDRLSLVTQMTKHIRVRAAGGRTTASELGQFSPIFVWLLRDFYLDLVEDNRRITPRDYLELALRPVQGSGKDIAAKNEIRDSIRALFPDRECFTLVRPLNNENDLQRLDQILLDKLRPEFRSGLDALTKFVFERTRPKQVGATVMTGPILVGITESYLEALNNGAVPTISSSWQSVEEAECRRAFDSATEVYKSSFDRSKLPEEAALSESHEVAVKKSLATFNAGAVGAGSTRKKYEELLQKFFRKEFEDYKRNAYMEADLRCSNAIQTMEKRLRAACHAADANIDNVVKVLDALLSEYEASSNGPGKWQKLAVFLQQSLEGQVLDLAKKLIDQVRSEKSSLILKCRSIEDRMGLLNKQLEASEKYKSEYLRRYEDAIQDKKKLADEYMSRITNLQGNCSSLEERCSTLLKALDSAKQESLDWRRKNEQIISNQKAGEDQASSEIAVLKSRSSAAEARLAAAREQAHSAREEAEEWKRKYDIAVREAKAALEKAAVVQERSNKQIQQREDSLRDEFSSSLAEKDEEIKDKAAKLEYAEQCLTTLKLELKVAESKVESYDAELSGLRLEIKELNEKLDSVNDKAKSFEREARILEQEKIHLEQKYVSEFKRFDEVQERCRIAEREAKRATEVADKARXEAGTSQKDKSEMQRLAMERLAQIERSERQIENLERLKNDLADEVQKIRISEMDALSKVALLEARVEEREKEIESLLTSNNEQRANTVQALERLLDSERAAHAEANNRAEALSLQLQAAQAKIDMLQQEFTKVRLNETALDSKLKTAYHGKRPRVDDFEMGVESVQDMDTSDKILRGNKKSRGTTSPXCKRSEDGGSVFGGTEDNESQQTKQEDYTKFTIQKLKQELTKHNFGAELLQLRNPNKKDILALYEKCILQKS; encoded by the exons ATGATGAGGCTTTTCAGAGGAAGAGACAATTCCTCCTCCTCCGACTCGCCCCAACccttctctccatctctctctacgGCGCCGCCGGTGAACGGCCCGGCGAGGCCGATCCGACTCGTTTACTGCGACGAGAAGGGGAAATTTCGGATGGATCCCGAGGCCGTAGCCGCGCTCCAGCTCGTCAAGGGACCCGTCGGCGTTGTTTCCGTCTGCGGCCGCGCTCGCCAGGGCAAGAGCTTTATTCTGAACCAg CTTCTTGGTAGGAGTAGTGGATTTCAAGTAGCATCAACTCATCGACCCTGCACAAAGGGGCTTTGGTTGTGGAGTGCACCCTTGAAGAGAATGGCTCTAGATGGAACTGAGTATAATCTCTTACTATTAGATAGTGAAGGAATAGACGCTTATGATCAAACG GGAACTTACAGCACCCAGGTATTCTCGTTGGCTGTCCTCTTGTCTAGCATGTTTATCTACAATCAG ATGGGTGGTATAGATGAGGCTGCAATTGATCGTCTCTCTCTTGTCACTCAAATGACAAAACATATTCGTGTTAGAGCGGCTGGAGGAAGGACTACAGCCTCTGAACTTGGGCAATTCTCCCCAATCTTTGTTTGGCTTCTAAGG GATTTCTATTTGGATCTAGTAGAGGACAATAGAAGAATAACACCTCGTGACTACCTGGAGCTTGCTTTGAGGCCAGTTCAAGGAAGTGGAAAAGATATAGCTGCAAAAAATGAG ATTCGGGACTCTATCCGAGCTCTTTTTCCGGATAGAGAATGCTTCACTCTTGTGCGACCTTTGAACAATGAAAATGATCTCCAGAGACTTGATCAAATATTG TTGGACAAACTAAGGCCTGAATTTAGATCTGGACTAGATGCATTGACAAAGTTTGTTTTTGAGAGAACAAGGCCAAAGCAAGTTGGGGCAACTGTAATGACAGGTCCGATACTAGTTGGTATTACGGAATCTTATTTAGAGGCTCTCAATAATGGTGCAGTTCCTACAATATCCTCCTCATGGCAG AGTGTTGAAGAAGCAGAGTGTAGAAGAGCCTTCGATTCTGCTACTGAAGTTTATAAGTCATCTTTTGACCGTTCAAAGCTGCCCGAGGAA GCTGCATTAAGCGAGTCACATGAAGTAGCAGTTAAAAAATCCCTGGCTACGTTTAATGCCGGTGCTGTAGGAGCTGGTTCCACAAGAAAGAAATATGAGGAGCTTCTCCAGAAGTTCTTCAGAAAAGAATTCGAG GATTATAAGAGGAATGCATATATGGAGGCTGACTTGCGATGTTCAAATGCTATCCAAACCATGGAAAAGAGGCTGAGAGCAGCTTGCCATGCTGCTGATGCAAATATAGATAATGTTGTGAAG GTTCTTGATGCTCTTCTATCTGAGTATGAAGCATCATCTAATGGTCCTGGAAAATGGCAGAAACTAGCTGTGTTTTTGCAACAGAG TTTGGAAGGTCAAGTTCTCGACCTCGCCAAGAAGTTAATTGATCAAGTCAGATCAGAGAAGAGTTCCCTCATACTTAAATGTCGATCCATTGAAGATAGGATGGGGTTACTTAACAAGCAGCTGGAAGCTAGTGAGAAGTACAAGTCTGAATATCTGAGGCGTTATGAAGATGCTATCCAGGACAAGAAGAAGCTTGCTGATGAATATATGAGTCGCATTACTAATTTGCAGGGTAACTGCAGTTCACTGGAGGAAAGGTGTTCGACTTTGCTCAAAGCTTTGGATTCTGCCAAACAGGAATCCTTAGactggagaagaaaaaatgaacaGATCATTTCAAACCAGAAAGCTGGAGAAGATCAAGCCAGCTCAGAAATTGCAGTTCTCAAGTCCCGAAGTAGTGCAGCTGAAGCAAGGCTTGCAGCTGCTCGGGAACAAGCTCATTCTGCTCGAGAGGAGGCAGAGGAGTGGAAAAGGAAGTATGATATTGCTGTGAGGGAAGCAAAAGCTGCTCTAGAGAAGGCAGCAGTTGTGCAAGAACgttcaaataaacaaatacaaCAGAGGGAAGATTCTCTAAGGGATGAATTCTCTAGCAGCTTGGCTGAAAAG GATGAAGAAATAAAGGACAAGGCAGCAAAGCTTGAATATGCTGAGCAGTGTTTGACAACTCTAAAGTTAGAGTTGAAG GTTGCAGAGTCAAAAGTGGAGAGTTATGATGCAGAATTATCAGGGCTGAGGCTTGAAATCAAGGAGTTGAACGAGAAGTTAGATAGTGTAAATGATAAGGCCAAATCCTTTGAGAGAGAAGCAAGGATACTGGAACAGGAGAAGATCCATTTGGAGCAGAAGTACGTATCTGAGTTCAAACGGTTTGATGAAGTACAGGAAAGGTGCAGAATTGCTGAAAGGGAAGCTAAGAGAGCAACTGAGGTAGCTGATAAAGCTC CTGAAGCAGGCACCTCTCAAAAGGATAAGAGTGAGATGCAGAGGCTGGCAATGGAAAGATTGGCCCAAATTGAGAGGTCTGAGAGGCAAATTGAAAATTTGGAGAGACTGAAGAATGACTTGGCAGATGAAGTACAGAAAATACGTATATCAGAGATGGATGCCCTTTCGAAAGTTGCATTATTAGAGGCAAGAGTTgaagaaagggagaaagagatagaATCACTACTTACATCCAACAATGAGCAAAGGGCCAATACAGTACAAGCCCTTGAGAGACTTCTGGACTCTGAAAGAGCAGCACATGCAGAGGCGAACAACAGGGCAGAGGCCCTCTCTCTTCAGCTGCAAGCTGCACAAGCAAAAATTGATATGCTCCAACAAGAGTTCACCAAAGTTCGACTAAATGAAACAGCATTGGACAGTAAGCTTAAAACTGCGTACCACGGGAAACGCCCAAGGGTAGATGATTTTGAAATGGGTGTGGAGTCTGTTCAAGACATGGATACAAGTGACAAAATCTTGAGAGGAAATAAGAAGTCTAGAGGCACAACTAGCCCCTGATGCAAG CGATCTGAAGATGGTGGTTCAGTGTTCGGGGGCACGGAGGATAACGAAAGCCAGCAAACCAAGCAAGAGGATTATACCAAGTTTACTATACAGAAACTAAAGCAGGAACTAACAAAGCATAACTTTGGAGCTGAACTGCTGCAGTTGAGGAATCCCAACAAGAAAGACATCCTTGCTCTGTACGAGAAATGTATTCTCCAGAAGTCATGA